The DNA region TACCGAGAAGAATACTTTCACCTGATGTTTGTTCATTCACTGAATTACAAATAAGATGATAAAGAGctatatttaaaataattttgtttaatGAATATCcattaaataaagaatgTTTAGTTATAGGTCTTTTATCTGTAGTACTTGTAATACCTACACATGTATTAACAActaacttttttttatgtataatGGCTACTTGACATcctaatattttttttttttcaaataatgtttttaaaaattgatgaattcttttttctatatatgTATTTGGACATTTATCTATTGGTATTGTGTGTATACTATTATTTAtaggtatatatattttttctaaagCTTCTTTAGCTCTTcttgaaaatatatttaaataattaatttttacatttaatTGAGTACATAATCCATGTAATAATGATGCAACTctcataaaaaatataatatctttaGGCACATCACTTATTGGATTTTTATCAATAacatcttttttttcaatattttttaatatttccATATTCTTACTTTTATTCGTTTCATCAACAGTATTAGCAGTACTACTTTCCTTTTCTCCTTCAGTGCTTTTAATTTTAGATTCTTCTAGTTtacttaaaaaatatgtttttaaattgtcaatatatatttcagGGTCGTATGTAAAATCTTCTTTAAAGCAGAAACCCATATCTTCAAAGGCttctataatatttaatacattCATACAACTAATATTATAAACTAATTTACAAAACGCAAATTTCATAACACTATCTAATTGTTTGATTAAACCCCAATCGATAATAACAGGTACAAAATTGTATTTCgaatattttcttttttttaaatttgAATCTTTGCATTTGgatttgtatatattatcatcattattgGTATTATCAcaattttttgtattatcacaattttttgtattatcacaattttttatattatcacaattttttgtattatcacaattttttgtattatcatttttatgGTTACTTTCATTACCTTTAACCATTTTATCATTTCCTTTATCCTGTATTTCCAAATTTGTCTCCGTTTTCATCTTGACTAACTCCTCCATATTGTTCACAAAAGAAAACATTGTTGTTTCTCTAGATTCCATAATACTATTATCGCTAGCTTTGTTAAAATCCCTATTTTGTGTTTTCCTACTTGTCGCAATAGATGTTACTCCACTTCTTGAATGATCACatgatatatattcatGTGATCTAGATAGACAATTTTTCATATGATCTAAACCATCACTCATATTTTctttcaaaatatattcataatcTTCTTGATTCATTTTATCTGAATCTACATCTTGATTAAGTGAATAATCAACAAAACTAAAAGATTTATGAAAAGGattagaaaaattattagGAGCTCTCattttatcaatattatatcttgAATCAACAAAATTATCTATCATTGAAGCATTCGATGAAGATACGCTTTTAGAGAAGCTTgtaaattttattatatttttcatatcactactattattttgtaatttaggattatttgttattatatcctcatttttattttcacaataatttatatcattattatatttattttttttttctttatttatttctatattttgtttttttttttttttatgtcTTCTTAACTTTTTCTTAGAATTaatattacttttattataattatttttcttctttttcatagatatattttcatttttcattttcaagttattaattttatctttactactttttatattactattttctcttttcttttttcttttttttttcttttcttccATCATAACTAATATATTTCCTGGATGTGGATCACCATGAAAAAAACCATCATTATGTATTTGATAAGCAAAATAATCAATAATTTTATAGACCATTTTATATGTATCcacattatattttttaagtaATTCAGTATCTGTTATTTTAAATCCTTTAATATATTCCATAACTAATACCTTAGATGTTGTATGAGCACAATATATTTTAGGTATTTTTACAGGAATTCCtgattttttaaaactGTTATATGCTAACAATTGGTgatataattcatatttataatttaattcTCTAGAAGCAGAATCTTGCCATTCATCTATAAAATCtgtaaaataaaaattcttATCTATTAATCCAAATGCCCAAGACactttttttaaagtaCTTATATCTGATGACAAAAACTGATCTATTCCTTCATGttgaatttttattatcacatTATAATCGTTAGGTTTTCTACTATCTATATCGCATATATgtttatcatatttttttaatttcgCTTTGTGAACTTGTCCAATAGAAGCGCTAGCTAGCGGTTCCTTATCGATGTGTTCAAACATTTCATAAATGTTACCTAACAAgtaaacaaaaaaaaaaaaataaataaataaattaatacatacataaataGAAAGAcacaaatatatgtatattaaaaatatacactttttttttttttttttttgttttgttttgttttgttttgttttatttttcttttttttttttttttttttttttttaaattacctaattccttttttaaaatattttctattttatcAAATGAAGAGGTAGGCATCATATCCTGCAGCTTAGTaaatttttctatataagCGACAGGCATGATGTTTTCTTGGGTACTTAAAAATTGTCCTACTTTAACCCACCAACctatttataataaataaataaatgaaaataaaatatacttatagtgctatattttttattacatatgaaaaatatacaacacattaatgtattatatatttatatttatttatttttattttttttattgttgttgatttttataatatgcTTTACCTcttaattcatatatattatttaacATCTTTGTAGCAAACTCTTCATGCTTCTTCTCCCAgtattcattttttttctctatTGGCATTTTTTTAGATTTCCTCAGAGCGTTCTTATATTCCATATACAGACTACTACAGTACCATATTGTCTAAAAGgtataaaataaataaataaataaataaataaaatatagcaatgtaatataattaattctaatatatatatatatatatttatttatttatttatttaatcTTATgtcttaattttttctttttcttgTTTTTTTCCTACCCGAATTCTACGATTCCACTGATCATACTGATTCATTTTTCTCTAAAATTTGCACACAACTTATTCTATTAAAAGAACAAgtaaacaaataaataaagaggtctttcttttcttttttttagaaataaaaaaagaaaaaaaagtgaAACACACCAAAATATGTGTTCACATTTATCAATTGgtttaattaataaattttttaaaaggATAAAAATGGACAGAATGTAAGAAcatcatattttttcctcttcaaaaatatatgtacatatatatatatatttattatttatatgtatacaaatatactgttataaatttttatatagaaaaaaaaaaaaaaaaaaaaaaaataaataaattaaaacaataaattataaaaatttacaaaaaaaattactttagtattataattatacCATATcatacaattttttttttttttttaaatcataaatatatatatatatatatgtatattcatttatatgataaatatataaatttataaaaatttatatatacatatatatatatatatatatatatatataatcagAAACCGTTTATATGAATGAACACATTTTTCACATAACggtatattatttttaaaatatgtaaaaacaaaaaaaaaaaaaaaaaagaatataaataaataaatgaaggtaaaatataataaaataaaaaatgaaacaaatgtgaaaatatttatatattatgtgtaacaggaatataaaaatatatatatgtatatatatttattgcatttacaatataatattataaatatgcacagtaaaatataaaaatttgaAGGAAATAATAACACTCAATGAAatcattatattaattataaatttttacAATTCAACAGaagtataatataaatttatatatcattcTTTAACatagaataaaataaaatcacataaaaaattattcgtttcattttttgtgttttttcttaatttctacataatcatatattatataatatttatatgtacactataaattaataatataaaaaaaaaaaaaaaaagatatttatatctgaagattttaatgaaatatatatatatatgtattattttacttgtttatcattttttttttttttgtttgaTTAGactttttcatattatattatatatatatatatataataaaaggcgcattctttaaaatatatttaaaaaaaaaaaaaaaaaatttatacgttatcaaaaatttttatatttttattttatttattttccaAAAATAAATGGAAATATATGTATCAAAAATACTTAAAACATTCAGattgtaaaaatatatttatatatatatatatatatttatatatgtatgtaaGAAATTAAAGTAATAACTACAcacatttataaaaaagtataataaaaattaaaataaaataataatcaaataTAAGTTTATTTACATGTAAAACAAAACtaaatagaaaaaaataaaaaatatataaaaaaaaaaaaaaaagaatacGAAATTGTATATGTTTTAAGTCTTTTAACTACATaatgtataaaataagaatatttatataatagttaatttttttttttttttttttttgatatatgaaaagattgatccatattatcatatttacaaacatattaatattatatatatatatatatatatttatatatatattcaattaAAATACAAGAATTAAAATATCGATTGAATTCTATATCAAgcataaaaattaaaacattaatatgaaatataaaaatataataatatattcatatatagaataaacgaaaaaaataatattatataatacattaaaaaaaaaaaaaaatacataaatttatttatataataatatatataatataaatatatattatacatatatatttcatatatttatctattttatgttctcaaaaatgtataaagtttaaattaaatattaataatgtattttgattttatttattttattttttagtTATTTTGTATgatgaacatatatatttattatatatatataatacatatatacaatatataaatccaacattatatagataataaaaaaaaaatatatatatatataatatatatatataaatatatttatttatatgtatgtattaaaaaatatgcacagtattatttctattttttattattattatttcgTAATAACTATataatgttataaaaacaaacaaaatttgtatgaataaatatttgaaaaaatatttttatttttcaaaataaatatatatagaaagtgattgaaatatatatatattttttattttctataaaagaatataaaaataaggaaataaattattatttttccatttaaataaatatataaaaaaaaaattaaaatttacTTTTTGATTTATATCCTATGattgtaaaaaaaatgtataaatcaatgtaaatatatttccaAAAAGATATTTAGGAAATAtctttctttattatattattattgttttattattattattttattattatttttttttatttttttttttttccccAAATGGCTAgttgaaaaaaataattaaatgaaataaaatattatacacaaaatatatgtttataaatatggcaaattaatgaaaataatcatacatataaaatatatatatatattaaagcAAAATAAATAATCCATTAAACAACAAAGTtgtcatatatatatgtatacattatattctgctcttttaaattttttttttttttttttgtaattttcGTAAGAATGATAACGAGTACATATCACCCTGGAGAAAAAATTGAGAATGAATTTTTGAAGGAAAAGATTCGCTCAAAAATTAACGAAATGCTAAAATGGAAAAGGAGAGGTTTTCCAGGTTGTAATCCTGTTTCTTTAACaaatcataatataaaaaatttatttactaaagattatttaatatgtgAGAAAACAGATGGAGTACGCTACTTTTTGTTTATAGCATCAAATACAACATTTTTAATTGATAGAAATTATGAAATTTTTAAGAATGATATGCATATACCAACTTTAGAAGATTTATCCAAAAAACAACAACTAACTTTATTAGATGGAGAGTTAGTTgaagatattatatataataaaaaaactggagtagaagaaaaaaaaattgtttatttaatttatgatggtttatatatacaaagAAAAGATATAACAAATTTATCTTATTTTGAGAGATTAACAAATGTGTATAATTATGTTATAACAcctttaaaaaaatataaaaaatcgcaaaaaaaaaaaaaaataaaaaataatttacaatctaataatgaaaatgaatCTCTATATATTGAACTTGATGAAAAAGATAACActaaaaaaagaaaaagtaatttaaataatatctTAGCAGAAGAAGAAAAGGTATTGATATctcaaaataaaaatgaccatccacatattaataataaaaatggGAATACTCTtgatatgaataattttaatatggATAATTCTAATATGGATAATTCTAATGTGGATAATTctaatattaataatattaatatgaatCAGAAACTAAATAATCctaatgaaaaaaataatttaataatgaatCATGCAATTCTTAGcgaagaaaataataatactatAAAAAACATCGAAACgaatgataatattaatactTTAAATAATTGTAACTTTCTGTTGTGTAAACGAGAAGAACATagagaagaaaaagaagatgaggaagaagaagaagaagaagaagaagaagaagatgaACGTTCGTTTTCATCTGATGATACTGCTTCAACAATTCATGAGGAAGAAATTCcttttgaaatatatttaaaagatttttatccaatagaaaaaatatgtgaacttataaaaattatgaaaaagCTACCTCATTATTCTGATggtattatttttacacCTTTACATTCACCATATATAACAGGTAATTTTTATCAACTCCTAAAATGGAAACCTCTAAATTTAAATACTGTCGATTTTGGCATAGAAACTATATACgatgaatataatattccTAGTAAATTTGAACTCTTTATATCTATAAACGGGGTAAGGACATCTTATAAATGTTATCTTGCTGAGTATGGAGATGTCTACAAAGAATTGTTACAATTGGCTatttcaaataaaatatcacattatattattgaaTGTTATTATGTATCCAAAAATATCTTCTCAATTTGTAAAGGTGAAAATGGTAAGGAACAAAAAGTAGAAGGAGGGTGGATAGCTCAAAAAATAAGATTCgataaaaatattccaAATGATATATCAACACTAAATAAAGTTATACAAAGTATACTTGATAATATTACTATAGATTCGTTAATCAAAGAAATATCGAGAAAtagaaaaggaaaataaaaaaaaaaaaaaaaaaaaaattttaaatattccCTATAAGGTGTATAAACACCTTTATttggtatatatatatatatatatatttatatatatatatattttttttttttttgtcttAAAACAAATACCTTCATGATCTATAAATGGatcttttataaatttttaagTTAATTCTATTTACTAccattttaattttttattttttactttttatttttttttgtaaaatttatttttttgtgcCCGTTGTGttcatattaaaaaaataaataaataaaatataaatacaaacataaatttttatctttaaaactgataaattttaaaacattgtatattaatatatataaatatatatatatattaacaaatTCATAGGTATAAGTATGACCAATTGGTcaatatcatataataaattacaCAAACATCTTAGGAATAaaaatttagaaaaaaattgatTCGATTGGATTGCATTggtttcttttttaattcaaaacaaaaaaaagaaaaaaatatatatatatatatatatatatatatatatataaacattacaaaaaaaattataaatgaaagcaaaattgaaatataattgtataaccaaaaaatataaaatatattatatatttatatattgataaatgttattcattttgatttttataataaccCAGTTAccaaatataatacaatgATAACATAACAaatcatattaatatagGTAAAAGTTAATATTAATAGCATAACgatttatttataaatttttcttttggCATTGTTATTCTTTCTTTGAATTCTACTCTCTTTTCAAATACAGGTAAATTGatatcaaaattttttttctctaAAACATctacatatttattataaaaatcGATAAATTCCGGATTGATgcatgtatatataaaaacgTATGCATTCTTTACACACTTTAAAATATCTTTtctattaatatatgaaatatgGTTATCATCACattgtaaataaatattattattagatTTGGTTAGAGCGATATAATGTCCATAATCTGTTCCAGATCCTATATGTTTAATTAATCCTGTTAATTCgaatgaaaaataattatttttttttttattagtGTTGTTCATATTTTGCTCTTTCAAATTTACATTTGATTgtctattattatttacatcattattttgaagaggactattattatcatgATCTTTAGAAGGAGAATCGAaattatgattatattttataaaatctACCTTAAAATTTGTAGATCCAAcataatattcataataatctattttatatttatatattatttttttaaatttatcattttctcTATTtactttaaaaaaataatataacatatcAATATCTTTAGATATCCTTAAAgatatatctttatataatttagaaaattttattttctttaattcttttatcagtagtttttttttttctcgTATCATATTTCTTAAAACTTTTGATGtcaatttattttgtatttgttttttatataaactTTCTTTGAGATcaattaaaatattttcaataatttttaggacgtgtatatttatattatcatttcCTCCTCTTAATTTAATACATTGATTAgtattcatataattttcttttatcatatattctttttctttattattaagaaatatatcttcattattatttatattacaaataatatcatcattaGAACACTCtctctttttatttatattatttaaaaaaaaatcattttCGTAATTAATTTTGTTTCTTCTAAATGAATGTTCAggtattatattttcttcatttacACTTTTCTGTGcagtattattataatttatattacaaGAATTATTCTcatgatatatattattattattattattatttccatTCATGGTAGTGCCTACACAATTTgttttattcattttttcatataatgatataacattattattaaaattattctcgaataaatcataattattgacataatatttcatatctaaatataatggataagatatatttttgtgattttttactatatcaaaatttgaattcataaaaaatctttttatttgtatagTTAGAACTCTTGgtaatttattaataacaCATTGTTTTGttgctttttttttttttttacatttttcACAATAATATCCATTTTCACCTACTAA from Plasmodium gaboni strain SY75 chromosome 14, whole genome shotgun sequence includes:
- a CDS encoding RNA guanylyltransferase, whose protein sequence is MITSTYHPGEKIENEFLKEKIRSKINEMLKWKRRGFPGCNPVSLTNHNIKNLFTKDYLICEKTDGVRYFLFIASNTTFLIDRNYEIFKNDMHIPTLEDLSKKQQLTLLDGELVEDIIYNKKTGVEEKKIVYLIYDGLYIQRKDITNLSYFERLTNVYNYVITPLKKYKKSQKKKKIKNNLQSNNENESLYIELDEKDNTKKRKSNLNNILAEEEKVLISQNKNDHPHINNKNGNTLDMNNFNMDNSNMDNSNVDNSNINNINMNQKLNNPNEKNNLIMNHAILSEENNNTIKNIETNDNINTLNNCNFLLCKREEHREEKEDEEEEEEEEEEEDERSFSSDDTASTIHEEEIPFEIYLKDFYPIEKICELIKIMKKLPHYSDGIIFTPLHSPYITGNFYQLLKWKPLNLNTVDFGIETIYDEYNIPSKFELFISINGVRTSYKCYLAEYGDVYKELLQLAISNKISHYIIECYYVSKNIFSICKGENGKEQKVEGGWIAQKIRFDKNIPNDISTLNKVIQSILDNITIDSLIKEISRNRKGK